The nucleotide window AAAATACACGCGCATAATAATTTGTAAGGTATCTTGATATTTTTCGCGCATTAATTTAATGCGTTTCGCATATTCTAATGCGGCTTTCGGATCATGAATGGAACAAGGCCCGATCACCACAAGTAAACGATCATCTTCGCCATGAATAATGTTATGCGCTTCGTGACGGGCATTTTCAACGGTTTTCACTGCAACGCTACTTGCCGGATATTTTTCTAGCAAGGCAATCGGAGGTAATACCTGTTCAATTTTGCCAATTCGCGTATCGTCATTTTCAATGGAAATATCGTTTTTTGTCTTCATTATTCACTCGCTTATCTTCATAAAATTCTAAAATGCCCGAAAAAGTGGTATTACTCTACCACCGCAATTTGTACTAGTAAACTAGTTTATTTAATTTCTTTTTTAATGACCGCTTAATACCTGTGCCGGTTGCAATTTTGCCGCGCGATTTGCCGGATAAAGGCTGGCAAATAAACTGAGAATTAACGCAGAAAGCAGCACCAGCAATACATCTTGCCAATGTAGCTCGGTTGGCAGGAAGTCCACAAAATAAATGCCGTCAGACAATAATTTTCTGCCGATAACACTTTCCAAGCCTTGAATAAGTGCGGTCAAATTTAAGGCCAAAATCACGCCCAACACAATCCCAATCAGACAGCCTTTCATACCCGCCTGCAAGCCATACCAAATAAAAATACGCTTAATAAACCCATTATTCGCCCCAAGAGTACGCATGATAGCAATATGACCGGCTTTATCTTTCACCGCCATAATAAGCGTGGACACAATGTTAAAACACGCCACTCCAATCACCAGCACCATGGCAATGTACATCACCGTACGAATCAGCTGAATATCACGATACATATAGCCGAATTTACTGATCCAGTTTTGCAGGTAGAGCATCTGCGGATAATCTTGCAACATGGAATAATCAAGGGTTTGAATGTTAAACGGATCGGCGGTTTTCAATTCTACCCCACTCACCTGTTCCACTTGATAATTCATCAACTGCTGCGCTTGTGCCAATGGCATGAGGGCATAACTGTGATCCAACTGGCCGTCTAAACGCAAAATGCCGGTTACTTGAATCCGTTCACGCAAGGGCTGAGTCAAATTATCCGAGCCTGTTTGTTGTGAAATTAACAGAGAAACCCAATCCCCTTCTTGCACATCCAAATCCCGAGCAATCCCCGAGCCTAACACCAACCCGCCATGTTGCGCGAAATTTTGCCATCCTTGATTTAACACGAAACGCCCAAGAGAACTCACTTGATCCTGCAATACCGTTTCCACGCCTTTAATTTGTACTACTTTTAATTTTGCGCCATTTTCCACTAAGGCGGTAAAACTGACAAAAGGCGAAACGCCAATGATTTGCGGATTTTGTTTCAACTTAGCGGCAAGATGTTGCCAATGATCAACCGGTGCGTTGTTTTGCCCGCTTGCAGAGGAAATTTCCGCATGCGGCACGACTGCCAAAATCCGTTGATTGAGTTCACGTTCAAAGCCGTTCATGGCGCTTAAACCGATAATTAACACCGCCACGCCCAAGGCAATGCCCATGCTGGAAAAAAATGAAATCAGCGACACCAAACGGTTTTTATGCTTACTGCGTTGATAGCGCCAACTAATAAAAAATGGCGTATTCATCAGGCAGTTTCCTCGCGTAACACGCCGTCTTGCATAATTAAACGGCGATTCAATTTTTCCGCCAAATTCAAGTCGTGGGTCACCAATAAGAACGCAATCTGTTTTTCTTGGTTAAGCTGTTGAATCAACTCAAAAATGCTTTCCGTGGTTTTGTGATCCAAATTCCCCGTAGGTTCATCTGCTAACACCAATGCCGGGTTATTCACCAACGCTCGGGCAATCGCCACACGTTGGCGTTCCCCGCCGGATAGCGCAGACGGACGATGTGAAATTCTGTGCTGTAAACCGACCGCACTTAAGATCTGTTCGGCGCGATCCTGTGCTTCCGTTTTATTTTGTTGCCCGATAAGCATCGGCATCATCACATTCTCAAGTGCGGTGAAATCTGCCATCAAATGATGAAACTGATACACAAAGCCTAAATATTGATTGCGTAGCTTCGCCAAGGCATTCGGTGTCATTTGTTGCAACGATTGCCCTTTGATAAACACTTCACCGCTGCTCGGTTGATCTAATCCGCCCAAGGTATGCAACAAGGTACTTTTGCCCGAACCGGAACTGCCCACAATCGCGACCAATTCGCTCGGCTGCATAGAGAAAGATACCTGTTTTAGCACTTCCGTTTGTTGGGTGCCTTCTTGGTAAAATTTACTCACATTTTGGCAAGATAATAATGCTGTATTCATTTTTTCATCTCTTTTTATTCGTAGCGCAAGGCTTCTGCCGGTTCCACTTTCGCGGCGCGATAGGCAGGATAAATGGTGGATAACAATGACAATAATAAGGAAAACACGACAATCGTCAGAATTTGCCAAGGCTCAAGTGCGGTCGGCAAATACATCGTTTTTGCACCTAAGATATTCACGATGGCATCCAAATTGAACGTCACTAACACGCCCAATATAGCGCCCACCAAAGTGCCCATTAACCCCACCAATAAACCTTGATAAATGAAGATGGAACGCACCTGTCCTTTTGTTAAACCGAGGGTTTGCAAAATGGCGATTTCGCCCTGTTTGTCCACCACCATCAGGCTTAAAGACGTAATAATATTGGATACCGCCACCACGATAATTAAGCTCACCAACAAGCCCATCATATTTTTTTCCATGCGCACTGCTTGGAAAAACTCGCCTTTTTGCATGCGCCAATCGGTGATTTGCTCGGCTGAGGGAAATGCCGCCGGCAGCTCGGTAATTTGGAACGGATCCGTTAAAAATAAACGGAAACCTTGTGCTTCGCCCGGCTGAATTCGCATTAAACGTCCAATGTCCGTTAAATTGGCGAACGCTTCATAACCGGATACCTCGCCCGTATCAAAATAGATTTCACTGACGGTAAATAAACGTTGCAACGGCACGCGCCCAAATGGCGTGTATTGGCTGTTTTCGGTAATCATTAAACGTACTTTGTCGCCGACATGCAGGTTTAATTTCTGCGCCAGTTGATCGCCAATGATAATTTTAAATTCGCCTGTCGGTAGCAAATCCTCAAAATTCTGCTCAGGCAATGTGGATAAAATTGGGTCATCTGAAAATTGTCGAATCCCAATCACCTGCCCTGCGCTGACACCGCCCGCGGTTTGAAAAATCACATTCGTCATGTTTATCGGCACGGCTTTTTGCACGAAATTCGGCATAGGTGGCTCGGCATCATCAATCTTCACCTTACCGTTCGGGCTGACAATGGCGTGTGGAATGGAAGAAAGCACTTGTTGCTTTTGATAGCCTTCCAAACCGTTCATTACAGACAGCACAATAATCAATGCCATCACGCCAAGCACAATGCCAAAACTGGCTAAATTCGTCACCAACCGTCCAAAGCGATCGGCACTTTTTGCCCGCCAATAGCGCAATGCAATAAAAAGAGGGGTAGATAAGGTCATAAGGGATAAAAAATCATTAAAAATACGAGAAAAATTGCGCGCTAGTTTAGCATAGACCAAGATAAAAAGCAGAAAATCGGCAAAGAATTCTCTTCTTATGTCTACTAGAAAAATGCGTTAAAAAAACACCGCACTTTTAGAGAGATAACATTTGACAGCACAAGCACATCTTCCTACTATTCCACCCATTTATTTGAACTCCAACAAACGGAAAGCTTATTTTGAAAAACACCACTGAAATACTAAAAAATGCCCTTGCCCAACGTATCTTAATTTTAGACGGCGCCATGGGCACGATGATCCAAAAATATAAACTCACCGAAGCGGATTTCCGTGGCGAACGCTTTGCTGAAAGCGCAATCGATTTACGCGGCAATAATGATTTGCTGACCCTCACCCAACCGTTACTCATTTCCGCCATTCACGAAAAATATTTAGAAGCCGGCGCGGACATCATTGAAACCAATACGTTCAGCTCCACAACCATTGCGCAAGCGGATTACGACTTGCAATCTATTGCTTACGAACTGAATTTTGCCGGCGCGAAACTGGCACGTTTGGCGGCAGATAAATACAGCACACCGGAAAAACCACGTTTCGTTGCGGGGATTCTCGGCCCGACTAACCGCACTGCGTCCATTTCCCCGAACGTAAACGATCCCGGTTTCCGTAACGTGACGTTTATGGAATTGGTGGACGCCTATTCAGAAGCTACACGCGGCTTAATCGAGGGCGGTGCCGATTTAATCATGATCGAAACCATTTTCGACACGCTGAATGCCAAAGCCGCGGTATTTGCCATCGAAACCGTGTTTGAAGAATTAGGCGTGGAATTGCCGATCATGATTTCCGGCACCATTACCGATGCGTCTGGTCGTACCCTTTCCGGACAAACCACTGAAGCGTTCTACAACTCTCTGCGCCACGCGAAACCGCTCACGTTCGGTTTGAACTGTGCGTTAGGCCCGAAAGAATTACGCCAGTATGTCGAACAACTTTCCAAAATCAGCGAAACCTACGTTTCCGTACACCCGAACGCGGGCTTGCCAAATGCCTTTGGCGGCTACGATCTTGGCGCAGAAGACATGGCGGCACACCTTAAAGAATGGGCGGAAAGCGGCTTTGTGAACATTATCGGCGGCTGTTGCGGCACCACACCGGAACACATCAAAGCCTTTGCCGATGCAGTAGAAAACATCCCGCCGCGCAAATTGCCACAAATCAAAACCGCCATGCGTTTATCCGGTTTAGAACCGCTCAACATTGATGATGAAAGCCTGTTCGTGAACGTGGGCGAACGTAATAACGTAACGGGTTCGGCGAAATTCAAACGCTTAATTAAAGAAGACAAATTTGCCGAAGCCATTGAAATTGCCATCGATCAAGTAGAAAACGGCGCGCAAGTCATCGACGTGAACATGGACGAAGCTTTGCTTGACGGCAAAAAATGCATGACCCGTTTCCTTAATATTATGGCGACAGAACCCGATGCGGCCAAAGTGCCGGTGATGATCGACTCCTCCAAATGGGAAGTGATTGAAGCAGGCTTGCAATCGGTGCAAGGTAAACCGATTGTGAACTCCATCTCCTTGAAAGAAGGCGAAGAAATCTTTATTGAACACGCCAAACTGGTGCGTAAATACGGTGCTGCCGTGGTCGTAATGGCATTTGACGAAGTTGGGCAAGCGGACACCGAAGATCGCAAAGTGGAAATCTGTACCCGTGCCTATAACATCTTAGTCAACCAGCTTGGCTTCCCGCCGGAAGATATTATTTTCGACCCGAATATTTTCGCCATCGGCACCGGGATTGAAGAACACAACAACTACGGCGTGGATTTCATTAACGCCACAGGTCGTATTAAACGCAGCTTGCCACATGCCAAAATTTCGGGCGGTGTGTCAAACGTGTCCTTCTCCTTCCGCGGCAACAACGTAATGCGTGAAGCCATTCATGCGGTCTTCCTCTATCACGCCATCAAACAAGGCATGGACATGGGGATCGTGAACGCAGGACAGCTCGCTATTTACGATGATCTGGATCCGGAATTACGTAATGTAATTGAAGACGCCGTCTTAAACCGCACGCCGGATGGCACAGAGCGTTTATTAGATATTGCGGAAAAATATCGTAACCAAGGCAACGATGAAAGTGCGGTGGATTCTGTCGCCGAATGGCGTACGTGGCCGGTGGAAGAACGTTTAAAACACGCCCTCGTGAAAGGAATTACCACGTACATCATTGAAGACACTGAAGAAGCCCGCCAAAAACTCCCAACGCCGTT belongs to Aggregatibacter sp. 2125159857 and includes:
- the lolD gene encoding lipoprotein-releasing ABC transporter ATP-binding protein LolD, producing the protein MNTALLSCQNVSKFYQEGTQQTEVLKQVSFSMQPSELVAIVGSSGSGKSTLLHTLGGLDQPSSGEVFIKGQSLQQMTPNALAKLRNQYLGFVYQFHHLMADFTALENVMMPMLIGQQNKTEAQDRAEQILSAVGLQHRISHRPSALSGGERQRVAIARALVNNPALVLADEPTGNLDHKTTESIFELIQQLNQEKQIAFLLVTHDLNLAEKLNRRLIMQDGVLREETA
- the metH gene encoding methionine synthase, giving the protein MLKNTTEILKNALAQRILILDGAMGTMIQKYKLTEADFRGERFAESAIDLRGNNDLLTLTQPLLISAIHEKYLEAGADIIETNTFSSTTIAQADYDLQSIAYELNFAGAKLARLAADKYSTPEKPRFVAGILGPTNRTASISPNVNDPGFRNVTFMELVDAYSEATRGLIEGGADLIMIETIFDTLNAKAAVFAIETVFEELGVELPIMISGTITDASGRTLSGQTTEAFYNSLRHAKPLTFGLNCALGPKELRQYVEQLSKISETYVSVHPNAGLPNAFGGYDLGAEDMAAHLKEWAESGFVNIIGGCCGTTPEHIKAFADAVENIPPRKLPQIKTAMRLSGLEPLNIDDESLFVNVGERNNVTGSAKFKRLIKEDKFAEAIEIAIDQVENGAQVIDVNMDEALLDGKKCMTRFLNIMATEPDAAKVPVMIDSSKWEVIEAGLQSVQGKPIVNSISLKEGEEIFIEHAKLVRKYGAAVVVMAFDEVGQADTEDRKVEICTRAYNILVNQLGFPPEDIIFDPNIFAIGTGIEEHNNYGVDFINATGRIKRSLPHAKISGGVSNVSFSFRGNNVMREAIHAVFLYHAIKQGMDMGIVNAGQLAIYDDLDPELRNVIEDAVLNRTPDGTERLLDIAEKYRNQGNDESAVDSVAEWRTWPVEERLKHALVKGITTYIIEDTEEARQKLPTPLEVIEGPLMAGMDVVGDLFGDGKMFLPQVVKSARVMKQSVAYLEPFINATKQKGSSNGKVVIATVKGDVHDIGKNIVSVVLQCNNFEVIDLGVMVPADKIIQTAIDEKADLIGLSGLITPSLDEMEYFLGEMARLGLNLPVLIGGATTSKEHTAIKLYPKYKQHGVFYTSNASRAVTVCATLMNPEGRAALWEQFKKDYEKIQQSFANRKPLRKQLSIEEARANRFDGFSGEWADYVPPTPNQTGIVEFKNVPIAELRKFIDWSPFFRVWGLMGGYPDAFDHPESGEEARRVWNDAQTMLDAFEQNHKLNPSGILGIFPAERVGDDVVLFSDEDRTQPIGTAYGLRQQTERGKNSKSQFNFALSDFIADRESGKKDWMGMFAVCAGIEEMDLVEGYKAAGDDYNAILLQAVGDRLAEAMAEYLHFELRTRIWGYTQEEFDNQGLINENYVGIRPAPGYPSCPEHTEKALIWDLLEVEQRIGMKLTESYAMWPAASVCGWYFTHPASNYFTLGRIDEDQAQDYAKRKGWDEREMMKWLGVAMK
- the lolE gene encoding lipoprotein-releasing ABC transporter permease subunit LolE — protein: MNTPFFISWRYQRSKHKNRLVSLISFFSSMGIALGVAVLIIGLSAMNGFERELNQRILAVVPHAEISSASGQNNAPVDHWQHLAAKLKQNPQIIGVSPFVSFTALVENGAKLKVVQIKGVETVLQDQVSSLGRFVLNQGWQNFAQHGGLVLGSGIARDLDVQEGDWVSLLISQQTGSDNLTQPLRERIQVTGILRLDGQLDHSYALMPLAQAQQLMNYQVEQVSGVELKTADPFNIQTLDYSMLQDYPQMLYLQNWISKFGYMYRDIQLIRTVMYIAMVLVIGVACFNIVSTLIMAVKDKAGHIAIMRTLGANNGFIKRIFIWYGLQAGMKGCLIGIVLGVILALNLTALIQGLESVIGRKLLSDGIYFVDFLPTELHWQDVLLVLLSALILSLFASLYPANRAAKLQPAQVLSGH
- a CDS encoding lipoprotein-releasing ABC transporter permease subunit, with amino-acid sequence MTLSTPLFIALRYWRAKSADRFGRLVTNLASFGIVLGVMALIIVLSVMNGLEGYQKQQVLSSIPHAIVSPNGKVKIDDAEPPMPNFVQKAVPINMTNVIFQTAGGVSAGQVIGIRQFSDDPILSTLPEQNFEDLLPTGEFKIIIGDQLAQKLNLHVGDKVRLMITENSQYTPFGRVPLQRLFTVSEIYFDTGEVSGYEAFANLTDIGRLMRIQPGEAQGFRLFLTDPFQITELPAAFPSAEQITDWRMQKGEFFQAVRMEKNMMGLLVSLIIVVAVSNIITSLSLMVVDKQGEIAILQTLGLTKGQVRSIFIYQGLLVGLMGTLVGAILGVLVTFNLDAIVNILGAKTMYLPTALEPWQILTIVVFSLLLSLLSTIYPAYRAAKVEPAEALRYE